One window from the genome of Pandoraea fibrosis encodes:
- a CDS encoding methyl-accepting chemotaxis protein, with protein sequence MMQLSLKAKLWSALALMWLGLLILGGWAAWHERGTMMSERRSAVENVVTTADGIVRDYAAQATAGKITVDEAKQQAMARLKSMRYGDSGYVVIFDTKPTVLMHPTLADLVNKDVSTYKDSNGKLLYVEMARVAKDKGAGFVDYYGRVAGSDQRLAKLSFVKYFAPWDWGMMSGVYVQDIDEAFYSTLVRFGIALLVIGAIVTTAMVAIIRNVQRSLGGEPEYAAEIAQRIASGDLHGHVNVAPGDTSSLVYAMQRMQQTLAETIGQIRQGTESITTAAHEIAAGNTDLSARTEQQAASLEETASSMEQLTATVKQNADNARQASQLAVNASEIATRGGEVSGQVGETMDGISASSSKIVDIIGVIDGIAFQTNILALNAAVEAARAGEQGRGFAVVAGEVRTLAQRSAAAAKEIKALIEDSARRVQDGTTLVAQQRQTMGEIVQAVKRVTDIMGEISAASAEQSGGIEQVNRAVAQMDEVTQQNAALVEEAAAAAGALESQAHDLREAVSVFQTNGAGGASVHAMSATRREATPKPLARAA encoded by the coding sequence ATGATGCAGTTGAGTCTCAAAGCAAAACTCTGGTCCGCGCTCGCGCTGATGTGGCTAGGGCTTTTGATTCTCGGCGGCTGGGCTGCCTGGCATGAACGCGGCACGATGATGTCGGAGCGGCGCTCGGCGGTCGAGAACGTCGTCACCACCGCAGACGGGATCGTGCGCGATTACGCGGCGCAGGCAACGGCGGGCAAGATCACCGTCGATGAGGCAAAGCAGCAGGCGATGGCTCGCCTGAAAAGCATGCGCTACGGCGACAGTGGCTATGTGGTCATCTTCGACACGAAGCCGACCGTCCTCATGCATCCGACGCTCGCCGATCTGGTGAACAAGGACGTCTCCACCTACAAGGACTCGAACGGCAAGCTGCTCTATGTCGAGATGGCTCGCGTGGCCAAGGACAAAGGGGCCGGCTTCGTCGACTATTACGGCCGGGTGGCCGGCAGCGATCAACGTCTGGCCAAGCTCTCGTTCGTGAAGTATTTCGCGCCCTGGGATTGGGGCATGATGAGCGGCGTGTACGTGCAGGACATCGACGAAGCGTTCTACAGCACGTTGGTGCGCTTCGGCATTGCACTGCTCGTCATCGGTGCGATTGTCACGACCGCGATGGTTGCGATCATTCGCAACGTGCAACGCAGTCTCGGCGGCGAGCCGGAGTACGCGGCCGAGATCGCACAACGCATCGCCAGCGGCGATCTGCACGGTCACGTCAACGTGGCGCCGGGCGACACCAGCAGTCTGGTCTACGCCATGCAGCGCATGCAGCAAACGCTCGCCGAGACCATCGGACAGATTCGTCAGGGCACCGAGTCGATCACGACCGCCGCGCATGAAATCGCCGCAGGCAACACCGACCTGTCGGCGCGTACCGAACAGCAGGCGGCATCGCTTGAAGAGACGGCTTCTTCCATGGAGCAGCTCACGGCGACGGTCAAGCAGAACGCAGATAACGCGCGTCAGGCCAGCCAGCTTGCCGTGAACGCCTCGGAGATCGCCACGCGTGGTGGTGAAGTCTCCGGACAGGTTGGCGAAACGATGGACGGCATTTCGGCCAGCTCGAGCAAGATCGTCGACATCATCGGCGTGATCGACGGCATTGCGTTCCAGACCAACATCCTCGCGTTGAACGCAGCGGTGGAAGCCGCGCGTGCGGGCGAGCAAGGCCGCGGCTTTGCCGTCGTGGCCGGTGAAGTGCGCACGCTGGCGCAACGCAGCGCGGCGGCCGCCAAGGAAATCAAGGCGCTGATCGAAGACTCGGCGCGTCGTGTTCAGGACGGCACGACGCTCGTGGCGCAGCAGCGCCAGACCATGGGCGAGATCGTGCAGGCGGTCAAACGCGTGACCGACATCATGGGCGAGATCTCGGCGGCATCGGCCGAACAGTCGGGCGGCATCGAGCAAGTCAACCGCGCCGTAGCGCAAATGGACGAGGTGACGCAACAGAACGCGGCGCTCGTGGAAGAGGCTGCGGCGGCGGCCGGCGCACTGGAGTCGCAGGCGCATGACCTGCGTGAAGCCGTGTCGGTGTTCCAGACGAACGGCGCAGGCGGGGCGAGCGTGCACGCGATGAGTGCTACGCGCCGGGAAGCGACGCCGAAGCCGTTGGCGCGCGCGGCATGA
- a CDS encoding methyl-accepting chemotaxis protein — translation MFKNVTIRARLTLALGLFMVLLVVGAAVGLISLRQSNASLQEIYSNDMASARSLAQTTISTLSARVTLSRIEFIADPTEIKTAIESVRNNLKKADDAWAAYAALPMSDGEKSVADAVIAARGKVVNDGILPALKAIESGDIPDFHAKTVMDVPRLFGDYTKAMTALADLQVKNAEERYLAAQSRYTMVMWMVGIGLVVGLLVGIVTQITLTRAIVGPIDDAIKHFEKIAGGDLTQRIDVWNDTETGRLFKGVKHMQESLVRTVAEVRSGTESITSAAQQIAAGNTDLSARTEQQAASLEETASSMEELTATVRQNADNARQASQLAVNASEIATRGGEVSGQVGETMDGISASSNKIVDIISVIDGIAFQTNILALNAAVEAARAGEQGRGFAVVAGEVRTLAQRSAAAAKEIKALIEESARRVQDGTALVAQQGQTMGEIVQAVKRVTDIMGEISAASAEQSSGIEQVNRAITQMDEVTQQNAALVEEAAAAAGSLEEQANRLKSVVSVFRLDASQAVASHAGPALAALPPAARPAVKKKVAAPAAAAAPAVKTASAPLRKPAPAAAAPAASARTGTDDASGDWETF, via the coding sequence ATGTTTAAGAATGTCACCATCCGGGCTCGGCTGACGCTGGCGCTAGGACTCTTCATGGTGCTGCTGGTTGTCGGCGCCGCTGTGGGTCTCATTTCGCTGCGACAAAGCAACGCATCGTTGCAGGAGATTTACTCGAACGACATGGCGTCGGCGCGCTCGCTCGCGCAGACAACGATCTCGACACTGAGTGCGCGCGTGACCCTTTCGCGCATCGAATTCATTGCCGATCCGACCGAAATCAAGACGGCCATCGAGAGCGTTCGCAATAACCTCAAAAAGGCCGACGACGCCTGGGCGGCCTACGCGGCGTTGCCGATGAGCGACGGCGAAAAGAGCGTCGCCGATGCGGTGATCGCCGCGCGCGGCAAAGTGGTCAACGACGGTATTCTGCCCGCCCTCAAGGCCATCGAATCCGGCGACATTCCCGACTTCCACGCCAAGACGGTGATGGACGTGCCGCGCCTGTTCGGCGATTACACGAAAGCGATGACGGCGCTGGCCGATTTGCAGGTCAAGAACGCCGAAGAGCGCTACCTCGCTGCCCAGAGCCGTTACACGATGGTGATGTGGATGGTCGGCATCGGTCTGGTCGTGGGCCTGCTGGTCGGCATCGTGACGCAGATCACGCTCACGCGCGCCATCGTCGGCCCGATCGACGACGCCATCAAACATTTCGAGAAGATTGCCGGCGGCGACCTCACGCAGCGCATCGACGTGTGGAACGACACCGAGACCGGACGCCTGTTCAAGGGCGTGAAGCACATGCAGGAAAGCCTGGTGCGCACGGTGGCGGAAGTGCGCTCGGGCACCGAGTCGATCACGTCGGCGGCGCAGCAGATCGCCGCAGGCAACACCGACCTGTCGGCGCGTACCGAGCAGCAGGCTGCGTCGCTGGAAGAGACGGCGTCGTCGATGGAGGAACTCACGGCGACCGTGCGCCAGAATGCCGACAACGCGCGCCAGGCCAGCCAGCTTGCCGTGAACGCCTCGGAAATCGCCACGCGCGGCGGTGAAGTCTCCGGACAGGTTGGCGAAACGATGGACGGCATCTCGGCCAGCTCGAACAAGATCGTCGACATCATCAGCGTGATCGATGGCATCGCGTTCCAGACCAACATCCTCGCGTTGAACGCAGCGGTGGAAGCGGCGCGTGCGGGTGAGCAAGGCCGTGGCTTTGCCGTCGTGGCCGGTGAAGTGCGCACGCTGGCGCAACGCTCCGCTGCGGCGGCGAAGGAAATCAAGGCGCTGATCGAAGAGTCGGCGCGTCGCGTGCAGGATGGCACGGCGCTCGTGGCCCAACAAGGTCAGACCATGGGCGAGATCGTGCAGGCGGTCAAACGCGTGACCGACATCATGGGCGAGATCTCGGCGGCATCGGCCGAACAGTCGAGCGGCATCGAACAGGTCAACCGTGCGATCACGCAGATGGACGAAGTGACGCAACAGAACGCGGCGCTCGTGGAAGAAGCGGCGGCCGCTGCCGGCTCGCTGGAAGAGCAGGCCAACCGCCTGAAGTCGGTCGTCTCGGTATTCCGTCTGGATGCCAGCCAGGCGGTGGCCAGTCACGCCGGCCCGGCACTGGCGGCGCTGCCGCCGGCGGCTCGTCCGGCAGTGAAGAAGAAGGTGGCGGCACCCGCTGCCGCTGCGGCACCGGCGGTAAAGACCGCATCGGCACCGCTGCGCAAGCCGGCACCGGCGGCTGCCGCCCCGGCGGCCAGCGCCCGCACCGGCACGGACGACGCAAGCGGCGATTGGGAAACCTTCTGA
- a CDS encoding methyl-accepting chemotaxis protein: protein MRDNQPVTQNEFVIGEHQYLISRTDLKGRITYANPAFVEVSGYSREELLGAPHNIVRHPDMPSEAFGDLWETIQRGDTWTGLVKNRRKNGDYYWVLATVTPTLENGAVVGYTSVRVRPASGAVTQAEDIYARFRNGQAGNLRIRGGQVERGGIAALARKVRLDTLRARLSGIIVLGAILLAVVGGLGLWGVSSSNQKLLRVYQNGMVPVSTLGVIGQKLDRDVLLVAEAVGSPNLDAMKRAGDEIAGSLDEINRQWAAYMKSVDPATQAQAERFNVIRQRFTTDGLQQTVEMLKVGSAEGAQQTYLEKVKPAYGPMRDELNVLTRLELTQATDLYQQAQKEHTLVRGATIVAVLGGIVVLFVLGSILRRAINHPLRVALSMSKQIAAGDLTGTAQSTGRDEIGQLLFGLTVMKNSLLSIVSDVREGIESINVASREIAAGNTDLSARTEQQAASLEQTASSMEQLTATVKQNADNARQASAMAVNASEIAARGGQVVGNVVDTMDGISTSSHKIVDIISVIEGIAFQTNILALNAAVEAARAGEQGRGFAVVAGEVRTLAQRSAAAAKEIKVLIEDSVGRVENGSALVAQAGQTMDEIVQAVKRVTDIMGEISAASAEQSSGIEQVNRAVTQMDEVTQQNAALVEEAAAAAGSLEDQAHRLRDAVSVFRVGDSVKVAGVAGAPSAAMQRTASTVRRSGGAAPAVSATASAAGAAPARASAGGGAMRALTRRPQSPAPAAPAIASTQEDAQVLQLAARRGKAPAAGSAGGSTQTTSTAKSSDPGDWEEF, encoded by the coding sequence GTGCGCGATAACCAGCCCGTCACCCAGAACGAATTCGTCATCGGCGAGCATCAGTACCTGATCTCACGGACGGATCTCAAGGGGCGGATCACGTATGCCAATCCCGCCTTCGTCGAGGTGAGTGGCTATTCGCGTGAGGAACTGCTGGGCGCGCCGCACAACATCGTGCGCCATCCGGACATGCCGTCGGAGGCGTTCGGCGATCTGTGGGAGACGATCCAGCGCGGCGATACGTGGACCGGGCTGGTCAAGAATCGTCGCAAGAACGGCGACTACTACTGGGTGCTGGCAACGGTGACGCCGACGCTGGAAAACGGCGCGGTGGTGGGCTACACGTCGGTGCGCGTGCGTCCGGCTTCGGGGGCTGTGACGCAAGCGGAAGACATCTACGCACGCTTTCGCAACGGACAGGCGGGCAATCTGCGCATTCGCGGCGGTCAGGTCGAGCGTGGCGGCATCGCGGCGCTGGCGCGCAAGGTCCGGCTCGACACGCTGCGCGCGCGGCTGAGCGGCATCATCGTGCTCGGCGCGATCCTGCTGGCCGTGGTCGGCGGGCTGGGCTTGTGGGGCGTGTCGAGCAGCAATCAGAAGCTGTTGCGGGTGTATCAGAACGGCATGGTGCCGGTCAGCACGCTGGGCGTGATCGGGCAGAAGCTCGACCGCGATGTGCTGCTCGTGGCCGAAGCGGTGGGCAGCCCGAACCTCGACGCAATGAAGCGCGCGGGCGATGAAATCGCGGGCAGCCTCGATGAGATCAATCGCCAGTGGGCGGCGTACATGAAGTCGGTCGATCCGGCGACGCAGGCGCAGGCGGAACGCTTCAACGTGATTCGCCAGCGCTTCACGACCGACGGTTTGCAACAGACGGTCGAGATGCTCAAGGTCGGCTCGGCGGAAGGCGCACAACAGACGTATCTCGAGAAGGTGAAGCCTGCCTACGGTCCGATGCGCGACGAGCTGAATGTGCTCACGCGGCTCGAACTCACGCAGGCGACCGATTTGTACCAGCAGGCACAAAAGGAACACACGCTCGTGCGCGGCGCCACGATCGTGGCGGTGCTCGGCGGCATTGTTGTGCTGTTCGTCCTTGGCAGCATTCTGCGCCGGGCGATCAACCATCCGCTGCGCGTTGCGCTGTCGATGTCCAAGCAGATCGCGGCGGGCGATCTGACCGGCACGGCGCAAAGCACGGGGCGCGACGAGATCGGACAGTTGCTGTTCGGCCTCACGGTGATGAAGAACAGCCTGCTGTCGATCGTCTCCGACGTGCGCGAAGGGATCGAATCGATCAACGTGGCCTCGCGTGAAATCGCCGCAGGCAACACCGATCTGTCGGCCCGCACGGAGCAACAGGCCGCGTCGCTGGAGCAGACCGCTTCGTCGATGGAACAACTGACGGCTACGGTCAAGCAGAACGCGGACAACGCCCGGCAGGCGAGCGCGATGGCGGTGAACGCGTCGGAAATTGCGGCGCGCGGCGGTCAGGTGGTCGGCAACGTGGTCGACACGATGGACGGCATCTCGACAAGCTCGCACAAGATCGTCGACATCATCAGCGTGATCGAAGGCATTGCGTTCCAGACCAACATTCTCGCGCTGAACGCCGCCGTGGAAGCGGCCCGCGCGGGCGAGCAAGGCCGTGGCTTTGCCGTCGTGGCGGGCGAAGTGCGCACGCTGGCGCAACGCAGTGCCGCAGCGGCGAAGGAAATCAAGGTGCTGATCGAGGACTCGGTCGGGCGTGTGGAAAACGGCTCGGCGCTCGTGGCGCAGGCCGGTCAGACCATGGACGAGATCGTGCAGGCGGTCAAACGCGTGACCGACATCATGGGCGAGATCTCGGCGGCGTCGGCAGAACAGTCGAGCGGCATCGAACAGGTCAACCGTGCCGTGACGCAGATGGACGAGGTCACGCAGCAGAACGCGGCGCTCGTGGAAGAAGCGGCGGCCGCCGCCGGCTCGCTCGAAGACCAGGCGCATCGCCTGCGCGATGCCGTTTCCGTGTTCCGCGTCGGCGATAGCGTCAAGGTTGCAGGGGTTGCCGGGGCGCCCAGTGCCGCAATGCAACGCACGGCGTCTACCGTGCGGCGCTCGGGCGGGGCGGCACCGGCAGTGTCAGCTACCGCGTCGGCAGCCGGCGCGGCACCGGCACGCGCCAGTGCTGGCGGGGGCGCAATGCGTGCTCTCACGCGCCGTCCGCAATCGCCCGCACCGGCGGCACCCGCCATCGCGAGCACACAGGAAGACGCCCAGGTGCTGCAACTGGCAGCACGACGGGGCAAGGCGCCGGCGGCAGGATCGGCAGGCGGATCGACGCAGACAACGTCGACGGCGAAGTCGAGCGATCCGGGTGACTGGGAAGAGTTTTGA
- a CDS encoding chemotaxis protein CheW, which translates to MDNLSQEHAVSRQGGAMQTDGDGQEFLVFTLGEEEYGIDILKVQEIRGYDAVTRIANAPDFIKGVINLRGIIVPIVDMRIKFRLGRVEYDTQTVVIILNVAGRVVGMVVDGVSDVLTLARGEIKPAPEFGAQLATEYITGLGTVEGRMLILMDIEKLMTSDDMALIERLAS; encoded by the coding sequence ATGGACAACCTTTCGCAAGAGCATGCCGTGTCGCGCCAGGGCGGCGCCATGCAGACCGATGGCGACGGTCAGGAATTTCTGGTCTTCACGCTCGGTGAAGAGGAATACGGTATCGACATCCTGAAGGTGCAGGAGATTCGCGGTTACGACGCCGTCACCCGCATCGCCAACGCGCCGGACTTCATCAAGGGCGTGATCAACCTGCGCGGCATCATCGTGCCGATCGTGGACATGCGCATCAAGTTCCGTCTGGGCCGCGTCGAGTACGACACGCAGACGGTCGTGATCATTCTGAACGTGGCAGGTCGCGTGGTCGGCATGGTGGTCGACGGCGTGTCCGACGTGCTCACGCTCGCACGTGGCGAAATCAAGCCGGCACCGGAGTTCGGCGCACAACTGGCGACCGAGTACATCACGGGTCTGGGCACGGTCGAGGGCCGCATGCTGATCCTGATGGATATCGAGAAGCTCATGACCAGCGACGACATGGCGCTCATCGAGCGTCTGGCGAGCTGA
- the cheA gene encoding chemotaxis protein CheA, translating to MDITQFYQTFFDEAEELLAEMEHLLLALDINAPDNEQLNAIFRAAHSIKGGAATFGFTALTETTHLLENLLDRARRGELQLRTEMVDTFLETKDVLHQQLNAYRASSEPDVEAMTRICAILQQLAAEEGGAPASAAPVSPAAAAPAPAAPAAPVASADAGATDASGAPASPVPPGQTRLKVTLTGVGEKDQSLLAEELGNLGQVAGRQSTPDALHLWLDTTCGPDDILAVCCFVIEPSQIDVQDASAAAAAAPAAAPVEAPAAAPAPAPTAEIFTPAPAASAPIEVPAAPAPVAAPSVAEQIVVPAAPVVQAGAGGNGAHHPPEKRAAAAPAGGAAGHENSSIRVGVEKVDQLINLVGELVITQAMLAQTASSLDPMLHDRLFNGMGQLERNARDLQEAVMSIRMMPMDYVFSRFPRLVRDLAGKLGKQIELVTFGQATELDKSLIERIIDPLTHLVRNSLDHGIETSEARLASGKDPVGQLVLSAAHQGGNIVIEVSDDGAGLRREKILAKAQQQGMNVSDSMADEEVWQLIFAPGFSTAEAVTDVSGRGVGMDVVKRNIQQMGGHVEILSTRGKGTTIRIVLPLTLAILDGMSVKVGPEIFILPLNFVMESLQPRRDDIRAVTGEGQVVLVRGEYLPLVELYRAFDVPDARLDPTQGIIVILQAEGRRFALLVDELVGQQQVVVKNLETNYRRIHGISAATIMGDGSVALIVDVAALQRGQRSASATIFN from the coding sequence GTGGATATCACCCAGTTCTACCAGACCTTTTTCGATGAAGCGGAAGAGTTGCTCGCTGAGATGGAGCACCTCCTGCTCGCGCTCGACATCAATGCGCCGGACAACGAGCAGCTCAACGCGATCTTCCGTGCGGCCCATTCGATCAAGGGCGGCGCCGCAACGTTCGGCTTCACCGCGCTCACCGAGACCACTCACCTGCTGGAAAACCTGCTGGACCGCGCGCGTCGCGGCGAATTGCAGTTGCGCACCGAGATGGTCGACACCTTCCTGGAAACCAAAGACGTGTTGCATCAACAGTTGAATGCCTACCGCGCCTCCAGTGAACCTGATGTCGAGGCGATGACGCGTATCTGCGCGATCCTTCAGCAACTGGCCGCGGAAGAAGGCGGTGCGCCGGCCTCTGCCGCACCGGTTTCGCCCGCAGCGGCAGCCCCCGCGCCCGCAGCACCGGCTGCCCCCGTGGCGAGCGCCGATGCCGGCGCCACTGATGCGAGTGGTGCGCCCGCGAGCCCTGTGCCGCCGGGCCAGACGCGCCTGAAAGTCACGCTCACCGGCGTCGGCGAAAAAGACCAGTCGCTGCTCGCCGAAGAACTGGGCAACCTCGGTCAGGTCGCCGGCCGTCAATCGACACCCGATGCGCTGCACCTGTGGCTCGACACCACCTGCGGCCCCGACGACATCCTCGCGGTGTGCTGCTTCGTGATCGAGCCGTCGCAAATCGATGTGCAGGATGCGTCGGCCGCAGCAGCAGCGGCACCTGCCGCCGCCCCGGTCGAAGCTCCCGCGGCCGCGCCGGCACCGGCACCGACCGCCGAAATCTTTACGCCGGCCCCGGCCGCATCGGCCCCGATCGAAGTACCGGCCGCACCGGCACCGGTGGCGGCGCCGAGCGTAGCCGAGCAGATCGTTGTGCCCGCTGCCCCGGTGGTGCAAGCCGGCGCGGGCGGCAATGGCGCCCATCATCCGCCGGAAAAGCGTGCCGCGGCGGCGCCCGCCGGCGGCGCGGCAGGCCACGAAAACAGCTCGATTCGCGTGGGCGTGGAAAAGGTCGATCAGCTCATCAATCTCGTCGGTGAACTGGTGATCACGCAGGCCATGCTGGCGCAAACGGCAAGCAGCCTCGATCCGATGTTGCACGACCGCCTGTTCAACGGCATGGGCCAGCTCGAGCGCAACGCGCGCGACCTGCAAGAGGCCGTGATGTCCATCCGCATGATGCCGATGGACTACGTGTTCTCGCGCTTCCCGCGTCTGGTGCGCGATCTCGCCGGCAAGCTGGGCAAGCAAATCGAACTCGTTACGTTCGGTCAGGCGACCGAACTCGACAAGAGCCTGATCGAGCGCATCATCGATCCGCTCACACACCTCGTGCGCAACAGTCTGGACCACGGCATCGAAACCTCGGAGGCGCGTCTGGCCTCGGGCAAGGACCCGGTCGGCCAACTGGTGCTGTCTGCCGCGCATCAGGGCGGCAACATCGTGATCGAGGTAAGCGACGACGGCGCGGGCCTGCGTCGCGAAAAGATTCTCGCCAAGGCGCAGCAGCAGGGCATGAATGTGTCCGACTCGATGGCCGACGAAGAAGTCTGGCAACTGATCTTCGCGCCGGGTTTCTCCACGGCAGAAGCGGTGACCGACGTGTCGGGCCGTGGCGTGGGCATGGACGTCGTCAAGCGAAACATCCAGCAGATGGGTGGTCACGTGGAGATTCTGTCCACGCGCGGCAAGGGCACCACGATCCGTATCGTGCTGCCGCTCACGCTCGCGATTCTCGACGGCATGTCCGTCAAGGTCGGCCCCGAGATCTTCATCCTGCCGCTGAACTTCGTGATGGAGTCGCTGCAACCGCGTCGCGACGACATTCGCGCGGTGACCGGCGAAGGTCAGGTCGTGCTGGTGCGCGGCGAATACCTGCCGCTCGTGGAGCTGTACCGCGCGTTCGACGTGCCGGACGCGCGTCTCGACCCCACGCAGGGCATCATCGTGATCCTTCAGGCCGAAGGCCGCCGCTTTGCGTTGCTGGTGGACGAGTTGGTGGGCCAGCAGCAAGTCGTGGTGAAGAACCTCGAAACCAATTACCGCCGTATTCACGGTATTTCCGCCGCCACCATCATGGGTGACGGCAGTGTGGCCTTGATCGTCGATGTGGCGGCGCTTCAGCGCGGTCAGCGCTCGGCGTCGGCCACCATCTTCAACTGA
- a CDS encoding response regulator: MQALRNTILAVDDSASMRQILAATLDEAGYAVTTARDGQEALALASNASFDLVLTDQHMPGMDGLSLIRALRDLDAFAQTPILVLTTEVDGAYKTAAREAGASGWLIKPVDPEALVDVVGSLVGEGA; encoded by the coding sequence ATGCAAGCCCTTCGCAACACGATTCTCGCCGTCGACGATTCCGCGTCGATGCGTCAGATTCTGGCGGCAACGCTCGACGAAGCCGGCTACGCCGTGACGACCGCCCGCGACGGGCAGGAAGCTCTGGCGTTGGCGTCGAACGCGAGCTTCGATCTGGTGCTGACCGACCAGCACATGCCTGGCATGGATGGTTTGTCGCTCATTCGCGCACTGCGCGACCTCGACGCGTTTGCCCAGACGCCCATTCTGGTGCTCACGACGGAAGTCGATGGCGCGTACAAGACGGCAGCCCGCGAAGCGGGCGCCAGCGGCTGGCTGATCAAGCCGGTCGACCCCGAAGCATTGGTCGACGTGGTGGGCTCGCTCGTCGGCGAAGGCGCATGA
- the motB gene encoding flagellar motor protein MotB: protein MSEKEERPIIVKRRARGAHGHHGGAWKIAYADFMTAMMAFFLLMWLLSSVSSKELTGIAEYFRTPLKVALTGGRNAADNSGVIPGGGADTTRTDGQKSRGDQVKSRQATTTELAERADAQRLRELKARIEKAIENNPTLRQFRKQLLIDVTTEGLRIQIVDDQNRPMFANASAQVQPYMRDILREIGKSLNDVPNRISLSGHTDATAYAQGDKSYSNWELSADRANASRRELIAGGLDGDKVLRVVGLASTVPLDRDDAYNPINRRISIIVLNRRAEQSVKHEGDQPTIDAANARGAGSDAVNAAINGTLPAMPGVPTPPAPPAAPGAPAR from the coding sequence ATGAGCGAGAAAGAAGAGCGGCCCATCATCGTCAAGCGCCGCGCACGCGGTGCGCACGGCCATCACGGCGGCGCGTGGAAGATTGCCTACGCCGACTTCATGACGGCCATGATGGCGTTCTTCCTGCTGATGTGGCTGCTTAGCTCAGTGAGCAGCAAGGAATTGACGGGCATCGCCGAGTACTTCCGCACGCCGCTGAAGGTCGCGCTCACGGGCGGACGCAACGCGGCAGACAACAGCGGTGTGATTCCCGGCGGTGGCGCCGACACGACACGCACCGATGGCCAGAAGTCGCGCGGCGACCAGGTCAAGTCGCGCCAGGCGACCACGACCGAACTGGCCGAGCGCGCCGATGCGCAGCGTTTGCGCGAACTCAAGGCGCGCATCGAGAAGGCCATCGAAAATAACCCGACGCTCAGGCAGTTCCGCAAACAGTTGCTCATCGACGTGACGACCGAAGGCTTGCGCATCCAGATCGTCGACGACCAGAACCGGCCGATGTTCGCCAACGCGAGCGCGCAGGTGCAGCCGTATATGCGCGACATCCTGCGCGAGATCGGCAAGTCGCTCAACGATGTGCCCAACCGTATCAGCCTGTCCGGTCACACCGATGCCACGGCCTATGCGCAGGGCGACAAGAGCTATAGCAACTGGGAACTGTCCGCCGATCGCGCGAACGCTTCGCGTCGCGAACTGATTGCGGGAGGCCTCGACGGCGACAAGGTGTTGCGCGTTGTGGGCCTCGCGTCGACCGTGCCGCTCGATCGTGACGACGCGTACAACCCGATCAATCGCCGCATCAGCATCATCGTGCTCAACCGCCGCGCAGAGCAGTCGGTCAAGCACGAAGGCGACCAACCGACAATCGACGCCGCGAACGCACGCGGCGCAGGAAGCGACGCGGTGAATGCCGCCATCAACGGCACCTTGCCTGCCATGCCGGGAGTGCCCACGCCCCCGGCACCGCCGGCGGCGCCGGGCGCCCCCGCGCGCTAA
- the motA gene encoding flagellar motor stator protein MotA: MLVVIGYIIVLASVFGGFVIGGGHLGALFQPTELLIIGGAGVGSFVVGNNSKAIKATMKALPMLFKGSKYTKELYMELMALLYVLLAKARKDGMLAIEGDVEDPASSPVFSQYPRILGEPRIMEFLTDYLRLMVSGNMNAFEIENLMDHEIETYRHEGEVPAHCLQKTGDAMPAFGIVAAVMGVVHTMASADQPPAVLGALIAQALVGTFLGILLAYGFISPLAQLIEHRINESVKLYECIKVTLLASLNGYAPALSVEFGRKVLYSTVRPSFAELEEHVRQVKAR, translated from the coding sequence GTGCTTGTCGTCATTGGTTACATCATCGTTCTGGCATCGGTCTTTGGCGGCTTCGTCATCGGCGGAGGCCACTTGGGCGCGCTGTTTCAGCCGACCGAGCTGCTGATCATCGGTGGCGCGGGCGTGGGCTCGTTCGTGGTGGGCAACAACAGCAAGGCGATCAAGGCGACGATGAAAGCGCTGCCGATGCTGTTCAAGGGCTCGAAATACACCAAAGAGCTGTACATGGAGCTGATGGCGCTCCTGTACGTGCTGCTCGCGAAGGCGCGCAAGGACGGCATGCTCGCCATCGAAGGGGACGTGGAAGATCCGGCATCGAGCCCGGTGTTCTCGCAATACCCGCGCATTCTCGGCGAGCCGCGCATCATGGAGTTCCTCACCGACTACCTGCGCCTGATGGTCAGCGGCAACATGAACGCGTTCGAGATCGAGAACCTGATGGATCACGAAATCGAAACCTACCGTCACGAAGGCGAAGTCCCGGCGCACTGTCTGCAAAAGACGGGCGACGCCATGCCGGCCTTCGGTATCGTGGCCGCCGTGATGGGGGTGGTGCACACCATGGCGTCGGCCGACCAGCCGCCTGCCGTGCTGGGTGCGCTGATTGCCCAGGCACTGGTGGGCACGTTCCTCGGTATCTTGCTGGCTTACGGTTTCATTTCGCCGCTGGCCCAACTCATCGAGCACCGCATCAACGAGTCGGTCAAGCTCTACGAGTGCATCAAGGTCACGCTGCTGGCCAGCCTGAACGGCTATGCGCCGGCACTCTCGGTCGAGTTCGGCCGCAAGGTGCTTTATTCCACAGTACGTCCGTCGTTCGCCGAGCTTGAAGAGCACGTGCGACAGGTCAAGGCACGTTGA